One window of Paenibacillus sp. FSL K6-3182 genomic DNA carries:
- a CDS encoding S-layer homology domain-containing protein, with translation MRKQSFLLVIAILLSVISPGLVSNRADAAGGTVTKSYTASADTMELRGQPEYNGIYDNDGDGFLYVGMSNNDGFVNVRNRMAMMFNLGVPEGTIVSAELVLTVATVLRVPGHNLYTEVRGSTANDLNLVSFPPMDTNTLYADKFTAKNTSEVPMGTYLQNQTITLNVKSAVDAFTDSSDRKLTLILNGNESDADSGRFLFYSMETANAAYHPKLVVTYETGPANTIPTGSFAIIEGAATSSSIVNLSVTGSDADAGDSVTHMRFSNSAAGLSAASWLPFSNSATFSLAGGDGAKTIYMQLKDSKNGISNTSSQSILLDQTSPTGSLIINNNAAFTKNYTVTLSGSYSDGSGSGVEQARLSNVSGSWQTSWFNISDLNGRSWVLSAGEGAKTIYVQYKDRVGNLSMGTISSTITVDTISPVISNVENNKIYNKVMAPTFNEGSGLLNGNPFNSGTEIVMDGTYTLTVTDSAGNSTTVNFKIDTAPPVVTGVTNGGIYKGNVTVTFNKGTATLNGAAFTSGTAVTMDGTYTLVVTDQAGNVTTVGFEIDKTAPIVSGVTHGGSYKAPVTVIFNEGTATLNGAALASGMRIDADGSYTLVVTDAAGNATTVSFVIDRAAPIVTGVVDGGIYKDKVTVSFNEGTATLNGIPFISGTEITVDGSYTLVVKDAAGNVTTVSFVIDRAAPIVTGVVDGGMYKDKVTVSYNEGTATLNGAAFTSGTEITVDGSYTLVVTDAAGNATTVNFVIDKVAPIVTGVADGGMYKDKVTVSYNEGTATLNGISFTSGTEVNQDGTYKLIVTDAAGNTTTVSFVIDRAAPIVTGVADGGMYKDKVTVSFNEGTSTLNGASFTSGTEITVDGSYVLVVTDVAGNVTTVNFVIDKVAPIVTGVADGGMYKDNVTVSYNEGTATLNGTAFTSGTEVTQDGTYKLIVTDAAGNSTTVNFMIDKVAPIVAGVADGGMYKDKVTVSYNEGTATLNGTAFTSGTEVNQDGTYKLIVTDTAGNVTTVNFVIDKVAPIVTGVADGGIYKDKVTVSFNEGTATLNGTAFTSGTEVNQDGTYKLIVTDAAGNATTVNFVIDKVAPIVTGVAEGGMYKDKVTVSYNEGTAALNGTAFTSGTEVIQDGTYKLIVTDAAGNATTVNFVIDKVAPIVTGVADGGMYKDKVTVSFNEGTATLNGAAFTSGTEVNQDDTYKLVVTDAAGNSTTVNFVIDKVAPIVTGVVDGGIYKDKVTVSYSEGTATLNGTAFTSGTEVNQDGTYKLIVTDAAGNVTTVNFVIDTVAPIVTGVADGGMYKDKVTINFNEGTAKLNGTAFTSGTEITVDGSYTLVVTDGAGNAATIIFLVDTTAPTGTLTIDQAGSEWTNVADTTLTLTSDDSSKGSGVVEMRFSGNGTDWSSWEPSAATKAWSFGAGDGEKSVFVQFKDKAGNVSHSVIQDKIKLDQTIPTGTITINSGATVTSSKEVKLSLTSSDGDGSGVTEMRFSADKLTWSAWENVLLTKNWILDGDYGSKQLYVQYRDAAGNSSVAHAASIEYQASSGSSNGGGSTETNSDITVSIGNKPVQMIKATVRTIEGKKVTTLVFEEAQLKELLNGAGDNPVITITVHNQSDIVNWEINAGLLSAFESSNAVIQLMSEKASYSFPLDQVHIDKWLNQFGSNVSLKDITLKMEIIHAPNSEFVYKDRGNGQITLFAPPVKFSVKAYFGGKEIELNQFDTFVERSIALPEGLDPKRITTGVKLISDGSLIHIPTKVIEEGGRYYAFLSSMTNSMYGLIYHQKSFSDVATHWAKTSINDLASRLIINGSDEQRFLPDNEITRAEFTAIMIRALGLSSAAKSVSFTDISEKDWYHSAAQIAYSYGLVDGYSDGSFKPNEKITRQEAMVILSRAMKLADLYNELGNVQQQNLLHGFKDNTKLAAWARQAAALTIQFGVIGGYNGELQPQKNITRAETAAIIQRLLQKATFI, from the coding sequence ATGAGGAAACAATCTTTTTTGTTGGTCATCGCTATTTTATTATCAGTTATTTCACCTGGACTAGTATCTAATAGAGCGGATGCGGCTGGGGGTACAGTTACAAAAAGTTACACTGCCTCTGCGGATACGATGGAGTTGAGAGGCCAGCCGGAATATAACGGCATATACGATAATGATGGGGATGGTTTTCTTTATGTTGGTATGAGTAATAATGACGGCTTCGTAAATGTCCGAAATAGAATGGCAATGATGTTTAATCTAGGTGTACCCGAAGGAACTATTGTATCAGCAGAGTTGGTTTTGACTGTCGCTACTGTCCTTAGAGTCCCTGGCCATAATTTGTATACGGAAGTTAGGGGTTCTACAGCGAATGATTTGAACCTTGTAAGCTTTCCGCCAATGGATACGAACACCCTTTATGCGGATAAATTTACAGCAAAGAATACTAGTGAAGTGCCTATGGGTACATATCTTCAGAATCAAACGATTACTCTTAACGTAAAATCAGCTGTAGATGCATTTACGGACAGCTCTGATCGTAAACTAACCTTAATTCTGAATGGTAATGAGTCAGATGCTGATAGCGGTAGATTTCTATTTTATTCCATGGAAACTGCAAATGCTGCGTATCATCCTAAACTAGTGGTTACTTATGAGACCGGACCTGCAAATACGATTCCGACAGGTTCTTTTGCGATAATTGAAGGCGCAGCTACAAGCTCGTCAATTGTTAATCTATCTGTAACGGGATCTGACGCTGACGCAGGCGATAGTGTTACGCATATGAGATTTTCGAATAGTGCTGCGGGTTTGTCGGCAGCATCTTGGTTGCCTTTTAGCAATTCAGCAACATTTAGTCTAGCTGGCGGTGACGGGGCTAAGACGATCTATATGCAATTAAAGGATTCCAAAAATGGAATTTCGAATACATCTTCCCAGAGTATACTATTAGATCAGACATCTCCAACAGGATCTCTTATCATTAATAATAATGCTGCATTTACTAAAAACTACACCGTGACTTTGAGCGGAAGTTATTCCGACGGGAGTGGCTCGGGAGTTGAGCAAGCTCGGCTATCGAATGTTAGCGGTAGTTGGCAAACGAGTTGGTTTAATATTTCTGATTTGAATGGGAGGTCGTGGGTACTCTCAGCAGGAGAAGGTGCTAAAACGATATATGTTCAATATAAAGATAGGGTCGGAAATTTGAGTATGGGAACTATAAGCAGCACGATTACTGTAGATACCATATCACCAGTTATATCAAATGTAGAGAATAATAAAATATATAACAAGGTGATGGCCCCCACATTTAATGAAGGTAGTGGGCTATTGAATGGTAACCCCTTTAATAGCGGGACAGAGATTGTTATGGATGGTACTTATACGCTGACCGTAACGGATTCGGCAGGGAATTCAACAACGGTTAACTTTAAAATAGACACGGCTCCACCGGTTGTAACAGGTGTAACTAATGGTGGAATCTATAAGGGGAATGTGACAGTTACCTTTAATAAAGGAACGGCAACATTAAATGGAGCAGCATTCACTAGTGGAACAGCGGTTACAATGGACGGCACTTATACGCTTGTTGTAACGGATCAAGCAGGGAATGTAACAACAGTGGGCTTTGAGATAGATAAGACTGCACCAATTGTAAGTGGAGTAACACATGGTGGGAGTTACAAAGCTCCGGTTACGGTAATTTTTAACGAAGGAACGGCGACGTTAAATGGAGCAGCATTGGCTAGTGGAATGCGGATTGACGCGGATGGTAGTTATACACTTGTCGTTACGGACGCAGCAGGAAATGCAACAACGGTGAGCTTTGTGATTGATAGAGCAGCACCAATCGTAACAGGTGTTGTGGATGGTGGGATCTACAAGGATAAAGTGACAGTTAGCTTCAATGAAGGAACAGCAACATTGAATGGAATTCCTTTTATAAGTGGTACGGAGATTACTGTAGACGGTAGCTATACACTTGTCGTAAAGGATGCAGCTGGAAATGTAACAACGGTGAGCTTTGTGATTGATAGAGCAGCACCAATCGTAACAGGTGTTGTGGATGGTGGCATGTACAAGGATAAAGTGACAGTTAGCTACAATGAAGGAACAGCGACATTGAATGGAGCTGCTTTTACAAGTGGTACGGAGATTACTGTAGACGGTAGCTATACACTTGTCGTAACGGATGCAGCTGGAAATGCAACAACGGTGAACTTTGTGATTGATAAAGTAGCACCAATCGTAACAGGAGTTGCTGATGGTGGAATGTACAAGGATAAAGTCACGGTCAGCTACAATGAAGGAACGGCAACATTGAATGGTATTTCTTTTACAAGTGGGACTGAAGTTAATCAAGACGGCACATATAAGCTCATCGTAACGGATGCAGCTGGAAATACAACAACGGTGAGCTTTGTGATTGATAGAGCAGCACCAATCGTAACAGGAGTTGCGGATGGCGGGATGTACAAGGATAAAGTGACAGTTAGTTTTAATGAAGGAACATCAACATTGAATGGTGCTTCTTTTACAAGTGGTACAGAGATTACTGTAGACGGTAGCTATGTACTTGTCGTAACGGATGTAGCTGGAAATGTAACAACAGTGAACTTTGTGATTGATAAAGTAGCACCAATCGTAACGGGTGTTGCCGATGGTGGCATGTACAAGGATAATGTGACAGTTAGCTACAATGAAGGAACGGCAACATTGAATGGAACTGCTTTTACGAGTGGTACGGAAGTTACTCAAGATGGCACGTATAAGCTCATCGTAACGGATGCAGCTGGAAATTCAACAACGGTGAACTTTATGATTGATAAGGTGGCACCAATCGTAGCAGGAGTTGCTGATGGTGGAATGTACAAGGATAAAGTCACGGTCAGCTACAATGAAGGAACAGCAACATTGAATGGAACTGCTTTTACGAGTGGTACGGAAGTTAATCAAGACGGCACGTACAAGCTCATCGTAACGGATACAGCTGGAAATGTAACAACAGTAAACTTTGTGATTGATAAGGTAGCACCAATCGTAACGGGTGTTGCGGATGGTGGAATCTACAAGGATAAAGTGACAGTTAGCTTCAATGAAGGAACGGCAACATTGAATGGAACTGCTTTTACAAGTGGGACTGAAGTTAATCAAGATGGCACTTATAAGCTCATCGTAACGGACGCAGCAGGAAATGCAACAACGGTGAACTTTGTGATTGATAAGGTAGCACCAATCGTAACTGGAGTAGCCGAAGGTGGAATGTACAAGGATAAAGTAACAGTTAGCTACAATGAAGGAACGGCAGCATTGAATGGAACTGCTTTTACGAGTGGTACGGAGGTCATTCAGGACGGCACGTATAAGCTCATCGTAACGGATGCAGCAGGAAATGCAACAACAGTGAACTTTGTGATTGATAAGGTAGCACCAATCGTAACAGGTGTTGCGGATGGCGGCATGTACAAGGATAAAGTGACAGTTAGTTTCAATGAAGGAACGGCAACATTGAATGGAGCAGCTTTTACAAGTGGGACGGAAGTTAATCAAGACGACACGTATAAGCTCGTCGTAACGGATGCAGCAGGAAATTCAACAACGGTGAACTTTGTGATTGATAAAGTAGCACCGATCGTAACAGGTGTTGTGGATGGTGGGATCTACAAGGATAAAGTGACAGTTAGCTACAGTGAAGGAACGGCAACATTGAATGGAACTGCTTTTACGAGCGGGACTGAAGTTAATCAAGATGGCACGTATAAGCTCATCGTAACGGATGCAGCTGGAAATGTAACAACGGTGAACTTTGTGATTGATACAGTAGCACCAATCGTAACAGGTGTTGCGGATGGCGGCATGTACAAGGATAAGGTCACGATCAACTTCAATGAAGGCACAGCAAAATTAAATGGAACTGCTTTTACAAGCGGTACGGAGATTACTGTAGACGGTAGCTATACACTTGTTGTAACGGATGGAGCGGGTAATGCTGCTACGATTATTTTCCTAGTGGATACTACTGCTCCAACGGGTACATTAACCATTGATCAAGCTGGTTCGGAATGGACGAATGTTGCGGATACAACTCTAACTCTTACTAGCGATGACAGTAGTAAAGGAAGTGGCGTTGTCGAGATGCGCTTCTCGGGCAATGGGACGGATTGGAGTAGCTGGGAGCCATCCGCTGCAACGAAGGCATGGAGCTTTGGAGCAGGCGACGGGGAGAAATCAGTATTCGTACAGTTTAAAGACAAGGCAGGCAATGTAAGTCATTCCGTTATTCAAGATAAAATAAAACTTGACCAGACGATACCAACAGGAACGATTACCATAAATAGCGGAGCTACTGTAACGAGTAGCAAGGAAGTGAAACTATCTCTAACTTCTTCAGATGGCGATGGTAGTGGTGTTACTGAAATGCGGTTTTCTGCCGATAAGTTGACTTGGTCAGCTTGGGAGAATGTACTGCTCACCAAAAATTGGATTTTGGATGGAGATTATGGATCTAAGCAGTTATACGTTCAATACCGAGATGCAGCAGGTAATAGCAGTGTGGCACATGCAGCATCTATTGAATACCAAGCAAGCAGCGGTTCCAGCAATGGCGGTGGTAGTACAGAAACGAATTCTGATATTACAGTTAGCATAGGAAACAAGCCAGTACAAATGATTAAGGCAACTGTAAGGACAATAGAAGGTAAAAAAGTTACGACGTTGGTCTTTGAGGAAGCTCAGCTTAAAGAGCTTTTGAATGGAGCAGGTGATAATCCCGTTATTACGATTACAGTTCATAATCAATCTGATATCGTGAATTGGGAAATAAATGCCGGGCTTCTTTCAGCCTTTGAAAGCAGTAACGCTGTTATTCAACTAATGTCTGAAAAAGCGTCTTATAGCTTTCCGTTGGATCAAGTTCATATTGATAAATGGCTTAACCAATTCGGATCTAATGTTTCACTTAAGGATATAACTCTCAAGATGGAAATCATTCATGCTCCTAACTCAGAATTTGTTTATAAGGATAGGGGTAACGGACAAATTACACTTTTCGCTCCTCCTGTGAAATTTTCAGTGAAAGCGTACTTTGGGGGCAAGGAAATAGAGCTGAATCAATTTGATACTTTTGTAGAGAGAAGTATTGCTTTGCCTGAAGGATTAGATCCTAAGCGTATTACGACGGGAGTAAAGCTAATTTCGGACGGATCGCTCATTCATATTCCAACTAAGGTAATAGAAGAAGGCGGACGTTATTACGCTTTCCTGAGCAGCATGACTAACAGCATGTACGGTCTCATTTATCATCAAAAATCATTTAGCGATGTTGCAACACATTGGGCCAAAACAAGTATCAATGATCTGGCATCAAGACTTATCATTAATGGTTCTGACGAGCAGCGTTTTTTACCGGATAACGAAATAACTCGAGCAGAATTCACAGCTATAATGATAAGGGCATTAGGTTTAAGTTCTGCTGCTAAATCTGTAAGCTTTACAGATATATCAGAAAAGGACTGGTATCATTCAGCAGCTCAAATCGCATATTCGTACGGATTGGTTGATGGATACAGCGATGGTTCATTCAAGCCTAACGAGAAGATTACTAGACAGGAAGCAATGGTTATTTTATCGAGAGCAATGAAGCTGGCAGATTTGTATAATGAGCTTGGCAATGTACAGCAGCAAAATCTGCTTCATGGTTTTAAAGATAATACCAAATTAGCGGCATGGGCTCGCCAAGCCGCGGCATTAACGATTCAATTCGGTGTTATCGGCGGTTATAATGGGGAGCTGCAGCCTCAGAAAAATATTACTAGAGCTGAAACAGCCGCCATTATCCAAAGGCTGCTTCAAAAAGCTACATTCATTTAA
- a CDS encoding glycoside hydrolase family 99-like domain-containing protein, with the protein MSKQYDVAAYIWPAYTGDEPRTRMFWPEGIGEWQSVKNAVKKFPEHNWPRKPLWGYCNEADPYVMEMQINAAADHGVNVFIYDWYWYDKRPFLENCLNDGYLKARNNDKVKFYLMWANHSVNNTWDIRLSHDMEGAMIWDGAVDRKEFEIIAERVINQYFKHPSYYTIDDKPIFNIYDLANLMRGLGGAEETKDAFGWFRAKCLEEGLPGLHLQLTLWGEQNFNLSGVDGGEKVTAKEIVKLLGFDSLTHYQYVHFVNVDRDYNEIMVDVVQEWSRIDAAYDIPYYPHISVGWDNNPRFKERVPLVVQNNTPDNVQKAFEQAKQYADAHPEQPPLITVNSWNEWTETSYLLPDDLYGYGYLEAIKKTFVKS; encoded by the coding sequence TTGAGCAAACAGTATGACGTAGCGGCATACATATGGCCAGCTTATACAGGGGACGAACCAAGAACTAGGATGTTCTGGCCGGAGGGGATTGGGGAGTGGCAATCGGTCAAGAACGCCGTCAAGAAGTTTCCCGAACATAATTGGCCGCGCAAGCCGCTGTGGGGCTACTGCAACGAAGCGGACCCTTATGTGATGGAGATGCAGATCAACGCGGCGGCGGACCACGGCGTCAATGTATTCATTTACGATTGGTACTGGTACGACAAACGCCCTTTTTTGGAAAATTGCCTCAACGACGGCTATCTAAAGGCAAGAAACAACGATAAAGTGAAATTTTATTTGATGTGGGCTAACCATAGCGTGAATAATACGTGGGATATCCGCTTGTCGCATGATATGGAAGGCGCCATGATCTGGGATGGTGCGGTCGATCGCAAAGAATTCGAGATCATCGCCGAGCGCGTAATTAATCAATATTTTAAGCATCCGTCTTACTACACGATTGATGACAAACCAATTTTCAATATTTATGATCTTGCCAATCTGATGAGAGGTTTGGGCGGTGCCGAGGAAACGAAGGATGCGTTCGGTTGGTTCAGAGCCAAATGCCTCGAAGAAGGCTTGCCCGGCTTACACCTGCAGCTCACTTTGTGGGGTGAACAGAACTTTAATCTCAGCGGCGTTGACGGCGGGGAAAAGGTAACGGCGAAAGAGATCGTAAAGCTGCTTGGCTTCGACAGCTTGACCCACTATCAGTACGTTCATTTCGTGAACGTAGACCGTGATTACAACGAAATCATGGTGGATGTCGTTCAAGAGTGGTCCCGCATTGACGCAGCATACGACATTCCGTATTATCCGCACATCTCGGTTGGCTGGGATAATAATCCGAGGTTTAAGGAACGTGTTCCGCTTGTTGTTCAGAACAATACGCCAGACAACGTTCAGAAGGCGTTTGAACAAGCGAAGCAATATGCGGACGCACATCCAGAGCAACCTCCGCTCATCACGGTGAACAGCTGGAATGAGTGGACGGAGACGAGTTATTTATTGCCGGACGATTTGTACGGGTACGGGTATTTAGAGGCGATTAAGAAAACATTCGTCAAATCGTAA
- a CDS encoding DUF1963 domain-containing protein encodes MTERLPCQTEGCVATILPATAAKTGGICMPCQQKKLRLEKEDYIARNRRFVDPYKDVTEPVEILKIMHTPKKHDPLEVLLSYPKSEQELYHNLTPKEVAQMEAYAVQLIEEGELDQAEEILLSLVCFAQATIHLGLDALIQKECFYPGILFKDALPSIRNKIMERIHHDKENRNHLLSALAWIGDEEIVRQFDSWAKSAPRWASELYVSPESFTHEAGWELDDEGNKITLFHSVRYAFKVEDQFTENKAVLALKDSNHTCPWCDGPIEVLFDCNLLDPVLQFLNLEGERLRLAACMRCAAYYGVQFMEIDYQGHMSWSSYNQLPKHFSREIYEDTEPVHLLHMLDQPRGSYEASYWALEVPATQIGGHPTWIQDAEYPSCPSCAETMVFIAQLDMEQVGNSEGIYYTFLCRGCQLSATSFQQT; translated from the coding sequence ATGACGGAACGTCTGCCCTGCCAAACAGAAGGCTGCGTAGCAACTATTTTACCAGCTACCGCAGCCAAGACAGGCGGAATATGTATGCCCTGCCAACAAAAAAAGCTTCGATTGGAAAAGGAAGACTATATTGCCCGCAATCGTAGATTCGTCGATCCTTATAAAGATGTTACCGAACCCGTTGAAATACTTAAAATCATGCATACACCTAAAAAACATGATCCGCTCGAGGTTCTTCTCTCCTACCCAAAAAGCGAACAGGAACTCTATCATAACCTCACTCCAAAGGAAGTCGCTCAAATGGAGGCGTATGCTGTACAACTTATTGAAGAGGGGGAACTTGATCAGGCCGAAGAAATTTTGTTATCGCTCGTTTGCTTCGCTCAGGCAACCATCCATCTTGGCTTGGATGCGTTAATACAAAAAGAATGTTTTTATCCAGGGATTCTTTTCAAAGATGCTCTGCCTTCCATTAGAAACAAAATCATGGAACGGATTCATCACGATAAGGAGAATCGCAACCATCTACTGTCAGCCCTTGCTTGGATAGGAGATGAAGAGATTGTGCGTCAGTTTGACAGCTGGGCAAAATCAGCTCCACGCTGGGCTAGCGAACTTTATGTATCCCCTGAAAGCTTTACCCATGAGGCCGGTTGGGAGCTGGATGATGAGGGAAACAAGATTACATTATTCCATTCGGTTCGCTATGCATTTAAGGTTGAAGATCAATTTACTGAAAATAAAGCAGTGCTTGCGCTCAAGGACAGTAATCACACCTGCCCATGGTGCGACGGCCCAATAGAGGTGCTTTTTGATTGCAATCTCCTCGACCCGGTTCTGCAATTTCTGAATCTTGAAGGTGAACGTTTGCGATTGGCTGCATGTATGCGGTGCGCAGCTTATTATGGTGTGCAGTTTATGGAAATTGATTATCAGGGCCATATGAGCTGGAGTTCCTATAATCAGCTGCCGAAGCATTTTTCTCGAGAGATTTATGAGGATACAGAGCCTGTCCATTTGCTGCACATGTTAGACCAGCCTAGAGGTAGTTATGAAGCTTCTTACTGGGCCCTTGAAGTGCCTGCCACACAAATTGGAGGGCATCCGACTTGGATTCAAGATGCTGAATACCCGTCCTGCCCTAGCTGTGCGGAAACAATGGTATTCATTGCCCAGCTGGACATGGAGCAAGTCGGAAATAGTGAAGGTATTTACTACACCTTCCTTTGCCGTGGCTGCCAGCTGTCAGCGACAAGCTTCCAGCAGACATGA